In Escherichia ruysiae, a genomic segment contains:
- the spoT gene encoding bifunctional GTP diphosphokinase/guanosine-3',5'-bis pyrophosphate 3'-pyrophosphohydrolase: MYLFESLNQLIQNYLPEDQIKRLRQAYLVARDAHEGQTRSSGEPYITHPVAVACILAEMKLDYETLMAALLHDVIEDTPATYQDMEQLFGKSVAELVEGVSKLDKLKFRDKKEAQAENFRKMIMAMVQDIRVILIKLADRTHNMRTLGSLRPDKRRRIARETLEIYSPLAHRLGIHHIKTELEELGFEALYPNRYRVIKEVVKAARGNRKEMIQKILSEIEGRLQEAGIPCRVSGREKHLYSIYCKMVLKEQRFHSIMDIYAFRVIVNDSDTCYRVLGQMHSLYKPRPGRVKDYIAIPKANGYQSLHTSMIGPHGVPVEVQIRTEDMDQMAEMGVAAHWAYKEHGETSTTAQIRAQRWMQSLLELQQSAGSSFEFIESVKSDLFPDEIYVFTPEGRIVELPAGATPVDFAYAVHTDIGHACVGARVDRQPYPLSQPLSSGQTVEIITAPGARPNAAWLNFVVSSKARAKIRQLLKNLKRDDSVSLGRRLLNHALGGSRKLNEIPQENIQRELDRMKLATLDDLLAEIGLGNAMSVVVAKNLQQGDGSIPPATQSHGHLPIKGADGVLITFAKCCRPIPGDPIIAHVSPGKGLVIHHESCRNIRGYQKEPEKFMAVEWDKETAQEFITEIKVEMFNHQGALANLTAAINTTNSNIQSLNTEEKDGRVYSAFIRLTARDRVHLANIMRKIRVMPDVIKVTRNRN, from the coding sequence TTGTATCTGTTTGAAAGCCTGAATCAACTGATTCAAAACTACCTGCCAGAAGACCAAATTAAGCGTCTGCGGCAGGCGTATCTCGTTGCACGTGATGCTCACGAGGGGCAAACACGTTCAAGCGGTGAACCCTATATCACGCACCCGGTAGCGGTTGCCTGCATTCTGGCCGAGATGAAACTCGACTATGAAACGCTAATGGCGGCGCTACTTCATGACGTGATTGAAGATACTCCCGCCACCTACCAGGACATGGAACAGCTTTTTGGCAAAAGCGTCGCCGAGCTGGTAGAGGGGGTGTCGAAACTTGATAAACTCAAGTTCCGCGATAAGAAAGAGGCGCAAGCCGAAAACTTTCGCAAGATGATTATGGCGATGGTGCAGGATATCCGCGTCATCCTCATCAAACTCGCAGACCGTACCCACAACATGCGCACGCTGGGCTCACTTCGCCCGGACAAACGTCGCCGAATCGCCCGTGAAACTCTCGAAATATACAGCCCGCTGGCACACCGTTTAGGTATCCACCACATTAAAACCGAACTCGAAGAGTTGGGTTTTGAGGCGCTGTATCCCAACCGTTACCGCGTGATTAAAGAAGTGGTGAAAGCCGCGCGCGGTAACCGTAAAGAGATGATCCAAAAAATCCTCTCAGAAATCGAAGGACGCTTGCAGGAAGCAGGAATACCGTGCCGCGTCAGTGGTCGCGAGAAACATCTTTATTCGATTTACTGCAAAATGGTGCTCAAAGAGCAGCGTTTTCACTCAATCATGGATATCTACGCCTTCCGCGTGATCGTCAATGATTCCGATACCTGTTATCGCGTGCTCGGCCAGATGCACAGCCTGTATAAGCCGCGTCCAGGTCGCGTGAAAGACTATATCGCCATTCCAAAAGCGAACGGCTATCAGTCTTTGCACACCTCGATGATTGGCCCCCACGGCGTGCCGGTTGAAGTCCAGATCCGTACCGAAGATATGGATCAAATGGCGGAGATGGGTGTTGCCGCACACTGGGCTTATAAAGAGCACGGCGAGACCAGCACCACTGCGCAAATCCGCGCCCAGCGTTGGATGCAGAGCCTGCTGGAGCTTCAACAGAGCGCCGGTAGCTCATTTGAATTTATCGAGAGCGTTAAATCCGATCTCTTCCCGGATGAGATTTACGTTTTCACACCGGAAGGGCGCATTGTCGAACTGCCTGCCGGTGCCACGCCTGTCGATTTCGCGTACGCGGTGCATACCGATATCGGTCATGCCTGCGTGGGTGCGCGAGTTGATCGCCAGCCTTACCCGCTGTCGCAGCCACTCTCCAGCGGACAAACCGTTGAAATCATTACCGCGCCGGGCGCTCGCCCGAATGCCGCCTGGCTGAACTTTGTCGTCAGCTCGAAAGCACGCGCCAAAATCCGCCAGTTGCTGAAAAACCTCAAGCGTGATGATTCCGTTAGCCTGGGGCGTCGCCTGCTCAACCACGCGTTGGGTGGCAGCCGTAAGCTGAATGAAATCCCGCAGGAAAATATTCAGCGCGAACTGGATCGCATGAAACTGGCGACACTTGACGATTTGCTGGCAGAAATCGGTCTTGGCAATGCAATGAGCGTAGTGGTAGCGAAGAATCTCCAGCAGGGAGACGGTTCCATTCCACCAGCAACCCAAAGCCACGGGCATCTGCCGATTAAAGGCGCTGATGGCGTGTTGATCACTTTTGCGAAATGCTGCCGCCCTATTCCCGGCGACCCGATCATCGCCCACGTTAGCCCCGGTAAAGGTCTGGTGATCCACCATGAGTCCTGCCGTAACATCCGTGGCTACCAGAAAGAGCCAGAGAAGTTTATGGCTGTAGAATGGGATAAAGAAACGGCGCAGGAGTTCATTACTGAAATCAAGGTGGAAATGTTCAACCATCAGGGTGCGCTGGCAAACCTGACTGCGGCGATCAACACAACCAATTCCAATATTCAAAGTTTGAATACGGAAGAGAAAGATGGTCGCGTCTATAGTGCCTTTATTCGCCTGACCGCCCGGGATCGCGTACATCTGGCAAATATCATGCGCAAAATCCGTGTGATGCCAGACGTGATTAAAGTCACCCGAAACAGAAATTAA
- the trmH gene encoding tRNA (guanosine(18)-2'-O)-methyltransferase TrmH, whose protein sequence is MNPTRYARICEMLARRQPDLTVCMEQVHKPHNVSAIIRTADAVGVHEVHAVWPGSRMRTMASAAAGSNSWVQVKTHRTIGDAVAHLKGQGMQILATHLSDNAVDFREIDYTRPTCILMGQEKTGITQEALALADQDIIIPMIGMVQSLNVSVASALILYEAQRQRQNAGMYLRENSMLPESEQQRLLFEGGYPVLAKVAKRKGLPYPHVNQQGEIEADADWWATMQAAG, encoded by the coding sequence ATGAACCCAACACGTTATGCACGCATCTGTGAAATGCTCGCCAGGCGGCAGCCTGACCTGACCGTCTGCATGGAACAGGTTCACAAACCCCATAACGTTTCTGCGATTATTCGTACCGCAGATGCCGTTGGCGTACATGAAGTTCATGCCGTCTGGCCTGGCAGCCGGATGCGCACTATGGCTTCGGCTGCGGCTGGCAGCAACAGTTGGGTACAGGTGAAAACGCACCGCACCATTGGCGATGCCGTCGCCCATCTGAAAGGCCAGGGAATGCAGATTCTGGCAACCCATCTTTCTGATAACGCCGTCGATTTTCGCGAAATTGATTACACCCGCCCGACCTGTATTTTGATGGGTCAGGAGAAAACGGGCATCACGCAGGAAGCGTTAGCACTGGCGGATCAGGACATCATTATCCCGATGATCGGCATGGTACAGTCGCTGAACGTTTCCGTCGCATCGGCACTCATTCTTTACGAAGCCCAACGTCAGCGGCAAAACGCAGGCATGTACCTTCGTGAAAACAGCATGTTACCGGAATCAGAACAACAACGCCTGTTGTTTGAAGGCGGCTATCCGGTGCTGGCGAAAGTCGCAAAACGCAAAGGCCTGCCTTACCCCCACGTCAATCAGCAAGGCGAGATCGAAGCTGATGCCGACTGGTGGGCCACCATGCAGGCTGCAGGGTAA
- the recG gene encoding ATP-dependent DNA helicase RecG, protein MKGRLLDAVPLSSLTGVGAAQSNKLAKINLHTVQDLLLHLPLRYEDRTHLYPIGELLPGVYATVEGEVLNCNISFGGRRMMTCQISDGSGILTMRFFNFSAAMKNSLATGRRVLAYGEAKRGKYGAEMIHPEYRVQGDLSTPELQETLTPVYPTTEGVKQATLRKLTDQALDLLDTCAIEELLPPELSQGMMTLPEALRTLHRPPPTLQLSDLESGQHPAQRRLILEELLAHNLSMLALRAGAQRFHAQPLSANDSLKNKLLATLPFKPTGAQARVVAEIERDMALDVPMMRLVQGDVGSGKTLVAALAALRAIAHGKQVALMAPTELLAEQHANNFRNWFEPLGIEVGWLAGKQKGKARLAQQEAIASGQVQMIVGTHAIFQEQVQFNGLALVIIDEQHRFGVHQRLALWEKGQQQGFHPHQLIMTATPIPRTLAMTAYADLDTSVIDELPPGRTPVTTVAIPDTRRNDIIDRVRHACMTEGRQAYWVCTLIEESELLEAQAAEATWEELKLALPELNVGLVHGRMKPAEKQAVMASFKQGELHLLVATTVIEVGVDVPNASLMIIENPERLGLAQLHQLRGRVGRGAVASHCVLLYKTPLSKTAQIRLQVLRDSSDGFVIAQKDLEIRGPGELLGTRQTGNAEFKVADLLRDQAMIPEVQRLARHIHERYPQQAKALIERWMPETERYSNA, encoded by the coding sequence ATGAAAGGTCGCCTGTTAGATGCTGTCCCGCTCAGTTCCCTAACGGGCGTTGGCGCGGCACAAAGTAACAAGCTGGCGAAAATCAACCTGCATACCGTGCAGGATTTACTCTTACACCTTCCCCTGCGCTACGAAGATCGCACCCATCTTTATCCCATTGGCGAGCTGCTACCCGGCGTTTATGCCACGGTTGAAGGCGAAGTGCTGAACTGTAATATCTCCTTCGGCGGTCGACGGATGATGACCTGCCAGATTAGCGACGGTTCCGGCATTCTCACCATGCGCTTTTTCAACTTCAGCGCGGCGATGAAAAATAGCCTGGCGACGGGACGACGTGTGCTGGCCTACGGCGAAGCAAAGCGCGGCAAATATGGCGCGGAGATGATCCATCCGGAATATCGCGTACAGGGTGATCTCAGTACTCCGGAGCTACAGGAAACGCTCACGCCGGTTTACCCAACGACTGAAGGCGTTAAACAGGCAACGCTACGTAAATTAACCGACCAGGCGCTGGATCTGCTGGATACCTGCGCTATTGAAGAACTGTTGCCGCCGGAACTGTCACAGGGGATGATGACGCTGCCGGAAGCCTTGAGAACTCTGCATCGCCCGCCACCGACGCTGCAACTTAGCGATCTGGAAAGCGGGCAGCATCCGGCACAACGTCGTCTGATTCTGGAAGAACTGCTGGCGCACAACCTCAGTATGTTGGCGTTACGCGCTGGAGCACAACGTTTTCATGCCCAACCGCTTAGCGCCAATGACTCGCTGAAAAATAAACTCCTTGCCACCTTACCGTTCAAACCAACGGGTGCTCAGGCACGTGTGGTGGCGGAAATCGAGCGCGATATGGCGCTCGATGTTCCGATGATGCGTCTGGTGCAAGGCGATGTAGGTTCCGGTAAAACGCTGGTTGCTGCCCTTGCCGCGCTGCGTGCAATTGCTCACGGGAAACAGGTGGCGCTGATGGCACCAACCGAGTTGCTCGCCGAACAGCACGCCAATAACTTTCGCAACTGGTTTGAGCCGCTCGGTATCGAAGTGGGCTGGCTCGCCGGTAAACAGAAAGGTAAAGCACGACTGGCTCAGCAAGAAGCCATCGCCAGCGGTCAGGTGCAGATGATTGTTGGTACGCACGCCATCTTCCAGGAACAGGTGCAATTTAACGGTCTGGCGCTGGTGATTATCGACGAACAGCATCGTTTTGGTGTGCATCAACGCCTGGCGTTATGGGAGAAAGGCCAGCAGCAAGGGTTCCATCCGCATCAGTTAATCATGACCGCCACGCCAATCCCCCGCACGCTGGCAATGACCGCCTATGCCGATCTCGATACCTCGGTCATTGATGAACTGCCGCCAGGGCGTACCCCGGTGACGACAGTGGCAATCCCGGATACGCGTCGTAACGACATCATTGACCGCGTGCGTCACGCCTGCATGACTGAAGGTCGTCAGGCGTACTGGGTTTGTACGTTGATTGAAGAGTCGGAATTACTGGAAGCGCAGGCGGCGGAAGCTACCTGGGAAGAGTTGAAACTGGCGTTGCCGGAACTGAACGTTGGCCTGGTACACGGGCGGATGAAACCTGCCGAGAAACAGGCGGTGATGGCGTCGTTTAAACAAGGTGAGCTACACCTGCTGGTTGCCACTACCGTTATTGAAGTCGGTGTTGATGTGCCTAACGCCAGTCTGATGATTATCGAAAACCCGGAGCGTCTGGGTCTGGCGCAGTTACACCAGCTTCGCGGGCGCGTGGGACGTGGCGCGGTGGCTTCTCACTGCGTGCTGCTCTACAAAACGCCACTCTCCAAAACGGCGCAAATTCGCCTGCAAGTGCTGCGTGACAGCAGCGACGGATTTGTGATTGCACAGAAAGATTTAGAGATTCGCGGTCCTGGCGAACTGTTAGGTACGCGTCAGACGGGTAATGCCGAATTTAAAGTGGCAGATTTACTGCGCGATCAGGCCATGATCCCGGAAGTTCAGCGCCTGGCACGGCATATTCATGAACGTTACCCACAACAGGCAAAAGCCCTGATAGAACGCTGGATGCCGGAGACGGAACGCTACTCGAACGCATAA
- the gltS gene encoding sodium/glutamate symporter encodes MFHLDTLATLVAATLTLLLGRKLVHSVSFLKKYTIPEPVAGGLLVALALLVLKKSMGWEVNFDMSLRDPLMLAFFATIGLNANIASLRAGGRVVGIFLIVVVGLLVMQNAIGIGMASLLGLDPLMGLLAGSITLSGGHGTGAAWSKLFIERYGFTNATEVAMACATFGLVLGGLIGGPVARYLVKHSTTPNGIPDDQEVPTAFEKPDVGRMITSLVLIETIALIAICLTVGKIVAQLLAGTAFELPTFVCVLFVGVILSNGLSMMGFYRVFERAVSVLGNVSLSLFLAMALMGLKLWELASLALPMLAILVAQTIFMALYAIFVTWRMMGKNYDAAVLAAGHCGFGLGATPTAIANMQAITERFGPSHMAFLVVPMVGAFFIDIVNALVIKLYLMLPIFAG; translated from the coding sequence ATGTTTCATCTCGATACTTTAGCAACGCTTGTTGCAGCAACCCTGACGTTGCTGCTCGGGCGCAAGTTGGTCCATTCCGTCTCCTTTCTGAAGAAATACACCATACCTGAACCGGTTGCCGGAGGGTTGCTGGTGGCACTGGCGCTGCTGGTGCTGAAAAAAAGTATGGGCTGGGAAGTCAATTTTGATATGTCCCTGCGCGATCCGTTGATGCTGGCATTCTTCGCAACCATTGGTCTGAATGCCAATATTGCCAGCCTGCGTGCCGGTGGGCGTGTGGTGGGGATTTTCCTCATCGTGGTTGTTGGCTTACTGGTGATGCAAAATGCCATCGGCATTGGGATGGCTAGCCTGTTAGGGCTTGATCCGCTGATGGGGCTGCTGGCCGGTTCTATTACGCTTTCCGGCGGCCACGGTACAGGTGCTGCGTGGAGTAAATTGTTCATTGAACGTTATGGCTTCACCAACGCGACGGAAGTGGCGATGGCCTGTGCAACGTTTGGTCTGGTGCTGGGCGGCTTGATTGGGGGGCCGGTGGCGCGGTATCTGGTGAAGCACTCCACCACGCCAAACGGTATTCCGGATGACCAGGAAGTCCCCACCGCATTTGAAAAGCCGGACGTGGGGCGCATGATCACTTCGCTGGTACTGATTGAAACCATCGCGCTGATTGCTATCTGTCTGACGGTGGGGAAAATTGTTGCGCAACTTTTGGCTGGCACAGCTTTTGAATTGCCGACCTTCGTTTGCGTGCTGTTTGTGGGCGTGATTCTGAGTAACGGTCTGTCAATGATGGGCTTTTACCGCGTCTTTGAGCGTGCGGTATCGGTGTTGGGTAACGTAAGTCTGTCGTTGTTCCTGGCGATGGCGTTGATGGGGCTGAAACTTTGGGAGCTGGCTTCGCTGGCGCTGCCGATGCTGGCGATTCTGGTCGCACAGACCATCTTCATGGCGTTGTACGCCATCTTTGTCACCTGGCGCATGATGGGCAAAAACTACGATGCGGCGGTGCTGGCTGCGGGTCACTGTGGTTTTGGCCTTGGTGCAACGCCCACGGCAATTGCCAACATGCAGGCGATTACCGAACGCTTTGGCCCGTCGCACATGGCCTTCCTGGTGGTGCCGATGGTCGGTGCGTTCTTTATCGATATCGTTAACGCGCTGGTGATTAAGCTGTATTTGATGTTGCCGATTTTTGCGGGGTAA
- the xanP gene encoding xanthine/proton symporter XanP: MSVSTLESENAQPVAQTQNSELIYRLEDRPPLAQTLFAACQHLLAMFVAVITPALLICQALGLPAQDTQHIISMSLFASGVASIIQIKAWGPVGSGLLSIQGTSFNFVAPLIMGGTALKTGGADVPTMMAALFGTLMLASCTEMVISRVLHLARRIITPLVSGVVVMIIGLSLIQVGLTSIGGGYAAMNDNTFGAPKNLLLAGVVLALIILLNRQRNPYLRVASLVIAMAAGYALAWFMGMLPESNEPMTQELIMVPTPLYYGLGIEWSLLLPLMLVFMITSLETIGDITATSDVSEQPVSGPLYMKRLKGGVLANGLNSFVSAVFNTFPNSCFGQNNGVIQLTGVASRYVGFVVALMLIVLGLFPAVSGFVQHIPEPVLGGATLVMFGTIAASGVRIVSREPLNRRAILIIALSLAVGLGVSQQPLILQFAPDWLKNLLSSGIAAGGITAIVLNLIFPPEKQ; encoded by the coding sequence ATGTCTGTTTCCACCCTAGAGTCAGAAAATGCGCAACCGGTTGCGCAGACTCAAAACAGCGAACTGATTTATCGTCTTGAAGATCGTCCGCCGCTTGCTCAAACTCTGTTTGCCGCCTGTCAGCATCTGCTGGCGATGTTTGTCGCGGTAATCACGCCAGCACTGTTAATTTGCCAGGCGCTGGGTTTACCAGCACAGGACACGCAACACATTATTAGTATGTCGCTGTTTGCTTCCGGTGTGGCGTCGATTATTCAGATTAAAGCCTGGGGGCCGGTTGGTTCCGGGTTATTGTCTATTCAGGGCACCAGCTTTAACTTCGTTGCTCCGCTAATTATGGGCGGAACGGCACTGAAGACCGGTGGCGCCGATGTTCCTACCATGATGGCGGCGCTCTTCGGCACACTGATGCTGGCAAGTTGCACCGAAATGGTAATCTCCCGCGTTTTACATCTGGCGCGCCGCATTATTACGCCTCTGGTTTCTGGCGTCGTTGTAATGATTATCGGCCTGTCGCTAATACAGGTTGGGTTAACGTCCATTGGCGGCGGTTATGCGGCCATGAACGATAACACCTTTGGCGCGCCGAAAAATTTGCTGCTGGCGGGCGTGGTCTTAGCTTTAATCATTCTGCTTAACCGTCAACGTAACCCTTACTTACGCGTGGCCTCGCTGGTGATTGCGATGGCAGCCGGATATGCGCTGGCGTGGTTTATGGGCATGTTGCCAGAAAGCAACGAGCCGATGACGCAAGAACTGATTATGGTGCCAACACCGCTCTATTACGGGCTTGGTATTGAATGGAGTTTGCTGTTGCCGCTGATGCTGGTCTTTATGATCACCTCGCTGGAAACTATTGGCGATATCACCGCCACCTCCGACGTTTCCGAACAACCGGTTTCTGGTCCGCTGTACATGAAACGCCTGAAAGGCGGCGTGCTGGCAAACGGCCTGAACTCGTTTGTATCGGCGGTGTTTAACACCTTCCCGAACTCCTGCTTCGGGCAGAACAACGGTGTGATCCAGTTGACCGGTGTTGCCAGCCGTTATGTCGGTTTTGTCGTCGCACTGATGCTGATTGTGCTCGGCCTGTTCCCGGCTGTGAGCGGTTTTGTGCAGCATATTCCGGAGCCGGTACTTGGCGGCGCTACGCTGGTGATGTTTGGTACTATCGCCGCATCAGGTGTGCGTATCGTTTCTCGTGAACCGCTGAATCGTCGGGCCATTCTGATTATCGCGCTGTCGCTGGCGGTCGGTCTGGGCGTTTCTCAGCAGCCGCTGATTTTGCAGTTTGCCCCTGACTGGCTGAAAAACCTGCTCTCCTCCGGGATCGCCGCTGGCGGTATCACTGCCATTGTGCTGAACCTGATTTTCCCGCCAGAAAAACAGTAA